A genome region from Streptomyces sp. NBC_01296 includes the following:
- a CDS encoding nuclear transport factor 2 family protein: MTAELQQAVANYAHALDELNVPEPEAVMTEDTTCTFTMPGQGVLGPVAGRAAVLDFIRLRAGELELSALRRVERMGT; this comes from the coding sequence GTGACCGCAGAACTCCAGCAGGCGGTGGCGAACTACGCCCACGCCTTAGACGAGCTGAATGTGCCAGAGCCGGAAGCGGTCATGACCGAAGACACCACCTGCACCTTCACGATGCCCGGACAGGGAGTGCTCGGCCCGGTCGCCGGACGCGCGGCGGTGCTCGACTTCATCCGCCTGCGAGCGGGGGAATTGGAGCTCAGCGCGTTGCGCAGAGTCGAGCGCATGGGCACCTGA
- a CDS encoding LysR family transcriptional regulator, with protein sequence MNDLGQDLELRLVRYFTVVAAHQHFGRAAADLHVAQPALSRQIQRLEKHLGARLLDRVPQGTRLTPAGQRFLPQAQALLQAARQAELAVREQAETERIAIGYVEDLVITAAVRELRRRCPDAEIATRYLSCRDVGALSDKRVDALIARAPLPLAADDVFTTPLYEESRMLVVPRGHPLADRASVTAEELAGEEAAPCAFETADWTSYRILGAGVPPVESYEDKLELVASGRVIAVLPVGDRRSSLRPNLVTVPIEGAPPSQVVLVSRKGDPNPMIRNLRLAAKAALTAPAA encoded by the coding sequence GTGAACGATCTCGGACAGGACCTGGAACTGCGGCTGGTGCGCTACTTCACCGTGGTGGCGGCGCACCAGCACTTCGGCCGGGCCGCCGCCGACTTGCACGTGGCCCAGCCGGCACTGAGCCGCCAGATTCAACGGCTCGAGAAGCATCTCGGCGCACGACTGCTGGACCGCGTACCCCAGGGCACCCGGCTCACTCCGGCCGGCCAGAGGTTCCTCCCCCAGGCCCAAGCCCTGCTGCAGGCCGCCCGCCAGGCCGAGCTGGCCGTGCGTGAACAAGCCGAGACCGAACGAATCGCCATCGGCTACGTCGAAGACCTGGTGATCACTGCCGCCGTACGGGAACTGCGCCGCCGTTGCCCGGACGCCGAGATCGCCACCCGGTACCTGAGCTGCCGCGACGTCGGGGCTCTGTCCGACAAGCGCGTCGACGCCCTGATCGCACGGGCCCCGCTGCCGCTTGCCGCCGACGACGTGTTCACCACCCCGCTGTACGAAGAGTCCCGGATGCTCGTGGTCCCGCGCGGCCATCCCTTGGCCGACCGCGCGTCGGTGACCGCGGAAGAGCTGGCCGGCGAGGAGGCGGCGCCGTGCGCGTTCGAAACCGCGGACTGGACTTCCTACCGGATCCTCGGGGCCGGCGTGCCGCCGGTCGAGAGCTACGAGGACAAGCTCGAACTCGTCGCGAGTGGCAGGGTGATCGCCGTGCTACCGGTCGGCGATCGGCGTAGCTCACTGCGTCCCAACCTCGTCACCGTCCCGATCGAGGGCGCTCCCCCCAGCCAGGTCGTCCTGGTCAGCCGCAAGGGCGACCCGAATCCGATGATCAGGAATCTCCGGCTGGCGGCCAAGGCCGCCCTGACCGCCCCGGCAGCCTGA
- a CDS encoding S53 family peptidase: protein MHPVRRTWPRAAAATAAAAGLALTAMAAAPLTGTASASAPHTSAVPRTVARPAVAGHQLIRSVGSPLSIEECRTKWKIACYTPLQYREAYHLNPLYKAGITGKGRTIVIVDSFGSPTVQHDLDVYSKQFGIPSTKVDVVKWGNVPAWDPKNADMLGWAGETTLDVEMAHAVAPDAKIVLVETAVAETEGTTGLPEMMDAEKSLIDRGIGDVITQSFGATENTFPGFDKGDFSSIKNLRYAFEAAARNHVTVLASSGDGGATDYNADGSAYYDHPVNSWPSSDPLVTSIGGTQLHLNDAGKRTAPESVYNDNGAGGGGQSHVFKRPAFQNGVKNIVGAQRGTPDISMAAAVDGGAWIYTSYDPTATGWDVSGGTSESSPLFSGIVALADQAAGKRLGNINEALYCLYGRSAYDRSTGIVDVNDGTNNSYAGVTGYTAANGYDMATGVGTLDASRFVPALAREARRG, encoded by the coding sequence ATGCATCCAGTTCGTCGTACGTGGCCGCGTGCCGCAGCCGCAACGGCCGCTGCCGCCGGCCTCGCGCTCACCGCGATGGCGGCCGCCCCACTGACCGGTACCGCGAGCGCCTCCGCGCCGCACACCTCAGCGGTTCCGCGCACCGTGGCCCGTCCGGCCGTCGCGGGACACCAGTTGATCCGCTCCGTGGGCAGCCCTCTCTCCATCGAGGAATGCCGGACCAAGTGGAAGATCGCCTGCTACACCCCGCTGCAGTACCGCGAGGCGTACCACCTGAATCCGCTGTACAAGGCGGGCATCACCGGTAAGGGCCGCACGATCGTCATCGTGGACTCCTTCGGCTCGCCGACCGTCCAGCACGACCTGGACGTCTACAGCAAGCAGTTCGGGATACCCAGCACCAAGGTGGACGTGGTCAAGTGGGGCAACGTCCCCGCGTGGGACCCGAAGAACGCCGACATGCTGGGCTGGGCCGGCGAGACGACCCTCGACGTGGAGATGGCGCACGCGGTGGCGCCGGACGCGAAGATCGTCCTGGTCGAGACGGCGGTCGCGGAGACCGAAGGCACCACCGGCCTGCCGGAGATGATGGACGCCGAGAAGTCCCTGATCGACCGCGGCATCGGCGATGTGATCACGCAGAGCTTCGGCGCGACCGAGAACACCTTCCCCGGCTTCGACAAGGGCGACTTCTCGAGCATCAAGAACCTGCGCTACGCCTTCGAGGCCGCGGCGCGCAACCACGTCACGGTGCTCGCCTCCTCCGGCGACGGCGGAGCCACCGACTACAACGCCGACGGCAGCGCCTACTACGACCACCCCGTCAACTCCTGGCCCTCCTCCGACCCGTTGGTGACCTCCATCGGCGGCACCCAGCTGCACCTGAACGACGCGGGCAAGCGGACCGCCCCCGAAAGCGTCTACAACGACAACGGCGCGGGCGGCGGAGGCCAGTCGCACGTGTTCAAGCGTCCGGCCTTCCAGAACGGCGTCAAGAACATCGTCGGGGCGCAGCGCGGCACCCCGGACATCTCGATGGCCGCCGCGGTCGACGGCGGTGCGTGGATCTACACCAGCTACGACCCGACTGCCACCGGCTGGGACGTCTCCGGCGGCACGAGCGAGTCCAGCCCGCTGTTCTCCGGCATCGTGGCCCTGGCCGACCAGGCCGCGGGCAAGCGCCTGGGGAACATCAACGAGGCGCTGTACTGCCTGTACGGGCGCTCCGCCTACGACCGCTCCACCGGCATCGTCGACGTCAACGACGGTACGAACAACAGCTACGCGGGCGTCACCGGCTACACCGCGGCCAACGGCTACGACATGGCCACCGGCGTCGGCACGCTGGACGCGTCCCGCTTCGTGCCCGCCCTCGCCCGCGAAGCACGGCGCGGCTGA
- a CDS encoding 3'(2'),5'-bisphosphate nucleotidase CysQ, whose product MSETLQTTDAAASDADLLDQTSDAVRAAGSALRERFGEVVRYQNREELMHALAANDDTALGILRPRLTHLRPDAGWVEDELDGGALPPGEWWVVDPAEGNVNHLHALPEWAVTATLVRENQPVLTVVHLPLTGETYTALTGAGAYLDGRPLHVSQTADLGLSLVATSQARPDEDKNVVRRVGSSITAMLFDALVVRTAVPATLHLTNVAAGRIDAFWQFAGARADLLPGALLVTEAGGQISDAEGRPWTPQSESFLAAAPGVHAQAVATLSR is encoded by the coding sequence ATGTCCGAAACGCTTCAGACCACTGACGCCGCCGCCTCCGACGCCGACCTGCTCGACCAGACCTCGGACGCCGTGCGCGCGGCCGGTTCGGCGCTGCGCGAGCGCTTCGGCGAGGTAGTCCGCTACCAGAACCGCGAAGAGCTGATGCACGCACTCGCCGCCAACGACGACACGGCCCTCGGCATACTGCGCCCCCGCCTCACACACCTGCGCCCCGACGCCGGATGGGTGGAGGACGAGTTGGACGGCGGGGCGCTGCCGCCCGGCGAATGGTGGGTCGTGGATCCGGCCGAGGGCAACGTCAACCACCTGCATGCCCTGCCGGAGTGGGCGGTGACCGCGACCCTCGTGCGTGAGAACCAGCCGGTGCTCACCGTGGTCCACCTGCCGCTGACCGGCGAGACCTACACCGCGCTCACCGGCGCGGGCGCCTACCTCGACGGCCGGCCGCTGCACGTCTCCCAGACCGCGGACCTCGGCCTGAGCCTCGTGGCCACCAGCCAGGCCCGGCCCGACGAGGACAAAAACGTCGTGCGACGCGTCGGCTCCTCGATCACCGCGATGCTCTTCGACGCGCTCGTCGTCCGCACCGCCGTGCCCGCGACCCTGCACCTCACGAACGTGGCCGCCGGCCGCATCGACGCCTTCTGGCAGTTCGCCGGTGCCCGCGCGGACCTGCTGCCCGGGGCGCTGCTCGTCACCGAGGCCGGCGGACAGATCTCCGACGCCGAGGGCCGCCCCTGGACCCCGCAGAGCGAGAGCTTCCTGGCCGCCGCGCCCGGCGTCCACGCCCAGGCCGTCGCCACCCTCTCACGATGA
- a CDS encoding LysR family transcriptional regulator, translating into MQLDLNLLTALDALLEEGSVAGAASRLHVTPPAMSRSLGRIRKVTGDQILVRTGRTMVPTTRALAIRAQVHALVQEAHQLLSAQQDLDLATLERVFTLRWHDALTVACGTALIAAIHRQAPGVQLRLPVEPGTDTPDLRRGEVDLESSSTVPTLPDIRHRLVGKDRLVVAVRPGHPLTEGPLSVERYTATDHVTVSRRGRLRDPIDEALTTHGHERRVAAAAPTAAIALQLALDTDLVVSLPDAVTRAARDQLGLITLPLPLQMPAIPLYLLWHQRHDDDRAHTWLLDLATETVQALFAPPPDSQQARSD; encoded by the coding sequence ATGCAACTGGATTTGAACCTGCTCACGGCGCTTGACGCGCTGCTGGAAGAGGGCAGCGTCGCCGGCGCCGCGAGCCGCCTCCACGTCACCCCACCGGCCATGAGCCGCTCCCTGGGCCGCATCCGCAAGGTCACCGGTGACCAGATCCTGGTCCGCACCGGTCGCACCATGGTCCCCACCACCCGCGCACTGGCCATCCGCGCCCAGGTCCACGCCCTCGTGCAGGAGGCTCATCAGCTTCTCTCCGCGCAGCAGGACCTCGACCTGGCGACTCTGGAGCGGGTGTTCACCCTGCGCTGGCACGACGCCCTGACCGTCGCCTGCGGTACGGCCCTGATCGCCGCCATCCACCGCCAGGCCCCCGGCGTGCAGCTGCGTCTGCCCGTCGAACCCGGCACGGACACCCCCGACCTGCGCCGGGGCGAGGTCGACCTCGAATCCAGCTCCACGGTGCCGACCCTCCCCGACATCCGCCACCGCCTCGTCGGCAAAGACCGGCTCGTCGTCGCCGTCCGACCCGGCCACCCGCTCACCGAAGGCCCGCTGAGCGTAGAGCGCTACACGGCCACCGACCACGTCACCGTCTCGCGCCGCGGACGCCTGCGCGACCCGATAGACGAAGCCCTGACCACACACGGCCACGAACGCCGCGTCGCCGCCGCCGCGCCCACTGCTGCCATCGCGCTGCAACTGGCCCTCGACACCGACCTGGTGGTCAGCCTTCCCGACGCGGTCACCCGCGCGGCCCGGGACCAACTCGGTCTGATCACCTTGCCACTGCCACTCCAGATGCCCGCCATCCCGCTGTACCTGCTGTGGCACCAGCGCCACGACGACGACCGCGCCCACACCTGGCTGCTCGACCTGGCCACCGAAACCGTCCAGGCACTCTTCGCACCACCGCCCGACTCCCAACAGGCCCGGAGCGACTGA
- a CDS encoding FAD-dependent oxidoreductase: protein MTTPVTIVGAGLGGLTLARVLYLHGIPATIYEADTSADARTQGGQLDIHEYNGQLALEAAGLTDEFRAIIHEGGEALRVLDQHGAVLLDQPDDGAGGRPEVLRGDLRRILLNSLPDEMIQWGHKVTRVRPLGGGRHELTFADGSTVTTGLLVGADGAWSRIRPLLSDAKPEYVGTSFIETYLYDADQRHPAAAKAAGDGSLFAVTAGKGILGHREADAVLHTYVALNKPQEWIAAILASPETAAAQVAAEFTGWAPELTALVTDGETALAPRPISALPIGHCWDRVPGVTLLGDAAHLMSPFAGEGANLAMFDGAELGKAIAAHSDDIEAALAEYEQALFPRSAQFAAESDKNHQLIFGDNAPAGLLDLLTGQESTE, encoded by the coding sequence ATGACCACTCCCGTCACGATCGTCGGCGCCGGGCTCGGCGGCCTGACCCTCGCACGAGTCCTGTACCTGCACGGCATCCCCGCGACCATCTACGAAGCCGATACATCGGCGGACGCCCGCACGCAGGGCGGTCAGCTCGACATCCACGAGTACAACGGGCAGCTCGCCCTCGAGGCGGCCGGCCTCACCGACGAGTTCCGCGCGATCATCCACGAAGGCGGCGAGGCCCTGCGCGTGCTCGACCAGCACGGCGCGGTACTGCTCGACCAGCCCGACGACGGCGCGGGCGGTCGCCCTGAGGTGCTCCGCGGAGACCTGCGTCGGATCCTGCTCAACTCGCTGCCCGACGAGATGATCCAGTGGGGACACAAGGTCACCCGTGTCCGCCCCCTCGGAGGCGGGAGGCATGAACTGACCTTCGCCGACGGGTCAACCGTGACGACCGGCCTCCTCGTCGGCGCGGACGGAGCCTGGTCGAGGATCCGGCCGCTGCTCTCCGACGCGAAGCCCGAGTACGTCGGCACCTCGTTCATCGAGACCTACTTGTACGACGCCGACCAACGCCACCCCGCAGCGGCCAAGGCCGCCGGCGACGGTTCCCTGTTCGCCGTCACAGCCGGCAAGGGGATCCTTGGCCATCGAGAGGCCGACGCCGTTCTTCACACCTACGTGGCGCTCAACAAACCGCAGGAATGGATCGCCGCCATCCTCGCCAGTCCCGAAACGGCGGCGGCCCAGGTCGCGGCAGAATTCACCGGATGGGCGCCTGAACTCACCGCACTCGTCACTGACGGGGAAACCGCCCTCGCCCCGCGCCCGATCAGCGCCCTGCCGATCGGCCACTGCTGGGACCGCGTCCCCGGAGTGACGCTGCTGGGCGACGCCGCCCACCTCATGTCACCGTTCGCCGGGGAGGGCGCCAACCTCGCCATGTTCGACGGCGCTGAACTCGGCAAAGCCATCGCCGCGCATTCCGACGACATCGAAGCCGCCCTTGCGGAGTACGAGCAGGCTCTTTTTCCCCGCAGTGCCCAGTTCGCCGCCGAATCCGACAAGAATCACCAGCTCATCTTCGGCGACAACGCCCCCGCAGGCCTGCTCGACCTGCTCACCGGCCAGGAGTCGACCGAGTGA
- a CDS encoding M4 family metallopeptidase, which translates to MKSTHRRNTTATGALLAAAALLTVGVQAGSASAQPEPSANAAAPKGQPVRNPGALPAQLSPSQRAELIAKAQSTTAATAKELGLTSQEKLLVHDVVKDQDGTTHTRYERTYEGLPVLGGDLVVSRTAANTTQSVSKASGAQLAGISTSAPADAPAAASTQALDAAKAVGSKATKADAAPRKVVWMAQGVPTLAYETVIGGLQDDGTPNQLHVITDAKTGAKLHQWQGIETGVGNTHYSGQVTLGSSQSGSNFTLNDAARGGHKTYNLNRGTSGTGSLFSQTTDTWGNGANSNAATAGADAAYGAGVTWDFYKNVLGRSGIRGDGVAAYSRVHYGNAYVNAFWDDDCFCMTYGDGTGNNDPLTSLDVAGHEMTHGVTAATAGLNYSGESGGLNEATSDIMGTSVEFYANNPSAPGNYLIGEQININGDGTPLRYMDKPSKDGGSKDSWYSGVGSLDVHYSSGPANHWFYLASEGSGAKTVNGVSYNSPTSDGQPVTGIGRDKAQLIWYKALTTKFNSSTDYKGARDGTIAAATELYGAGSAEVKNVTDAWAAVNVGARSTGTTTPGNVFDSTTQVAIPDSPGPAVTSSVNVTGITGNAPSALKVGVKITHTYIGDLQIDLVAPNGTSYRLQNSSSDSTANLDKTYTVNASAVAANGTWKLKVQDKGAADVGTITDFKLTF; encoded by the coding sequence GTGAAGTCCACGCATCGTCGCAACACCACGGCCACTGGTGCCCTGCTCGCCGCAGCCGCCCTGCTCACCGTAGGTGTCCAGGCCGGGAGCGCCAGCGCGCAGCCCGAGCCGTCCGCGAACGCCGCCGCCCCCAAGGGCCAGCCGGTGCGCAACCCGGGCGCGCTGCCCGCGCAGCTCTCCCCGTCCCAGCGCGCCGAGCTCATAGCGAAGGCCCAGAGCACCACGGCCGCGACGGCCAAGGAGCTCGGCCTCACCTCCCAGGAGAAGCTCCTCGTCCACGATGTGGTCAAGGACCAGGACGGTACCACCCACACCCGGTACGAGCGCACGTACGAGGGACTCCCGGTCCTCGGTGGCGACTTGGTCGTCAGCCGTACGGCGGCCAACACGACGCAGAGCGTCAGCAAGGCGTCCGGCGCCCAGCTGGCGGGCATCTCCACCTCCGCCCCGGCCGACGCTCCGGCGGCCGCCTCCACTCAGGCCCTCGACGCCGCGAAGGCGGTCGGCTCCAAGGCCACCAAGGCCGACGCCGCCCCGCGCAAGGTCGTGTGGATGGCCCAGGGCGTGCCGACCCTCGCCTACGAGACCGTCATCGGCGGACTCCAGGACGACGGAACCCCCAACCAGCTCCACGTCATCACCGATGCCAAGACCGGCGCCAAGCTCCACCAGTGGCAGGGCATCGAGACCGGTGTCGGCAACACCCACTACAGCGGCCAGGTCACCCTCGGCAGCTCGCAGTCCGGTTCGAACTTCACGCTGAACGACGCCGCCCGCGGCGGCCACAAGACGTACAACCTGAACCGCGGTACGTCCGGCACCGGATCCCTTTTCAGCCAGACCACCGACACCTGGGGCAACGGAGCCAACTCCAACGCCGCCACCGCGGGCGCCGACGCCGCCTACGGCGCCGGGGTCACCTGGGACTTCTACAAGAACGTCCTGGGCCGATCCGGCATCCGCGGCGACGGTGTCGCCGCCTACTCCCGGGTCCACTACGGCAACGCGTACGTCAACGCGTTCTGGGACGACGACTGCTTCTGCATGACCTACGGCGACGGAACGGGCAACAACGACCCGCTGACCTCGCTGGACGTCGCCGGTCACGAGATGACGCACGGCGTCACCGCCGCCACCGCCGGTCTCAACTACAGCGGCGAGTCGGGTGGCCTGAACGAGGCGACCTCCGACATCATGGGCACCTCCGTCGAGTTCTACGCCAACAACCCCAGCGCGCCGGGCAACTACCTCATCGGCGAGCAGATCAACATCAACGGCGACGGCACCCCGCTGCGCTACATGGACAAGCCGAGCAAGGACGGCGGCTCCAAGGACAGCTGGTACTCCGGCGTCGGCAGCCTCGACGTCCACTACTCCTCGGGTCCGGCGAACCACTGGTTCTACCTGGCCTCCGAGGGCTCCGGTGCCAAGACGGTCAACGGCGTCAGCTACAACTCGCCGACCTCCGACGGCCAGCCCGTCACCGGCATCGGCCGGGACAAGGCGCAGCTGATCTGGTACAAGGCGCTCACCACCAAGTTCAACTCCAGCACCGACTACAAGGGCGCCCGCGACGGCACGATCGCCGCGGCAACCGAGCTGTACGGCGCCGGCAGCGCCGAGGTCAAGAACGTCACCGACGCCTGGGCAGCCGTCAACGTGGGCGCCCGTTCGACCGGCACCACCACCCCGGGCAACGTCTTCGACAGCACCACCCAGGTCGCCATCCCGGACTCCCCGGGCCCCGCGGTCACCTCGTCGGTCAACGTCACCGGTATCACCGGCAACGCGCCGAGCGCCCTCAAGGTCGGCGTGAAGATCACCCACACCTACATCGGTGACCTCCAGATCGACCTCGTGGCGCCCAACGGGACCTCGTACCGCCTGCAGAACTCCTCCTCGGACTCCACGGCGAACCTCGACAAGACGTACACCGTCAACGCCTCGGCCGTCGCGGCCAACGGCACCTGGAAGCTGAAGGTCCAGGACAAGGGCGCCGCGGACGTCGGCACCATCACCGACTTCAAGCTCACCTTCTGA
- a CDS encoding ATP-binding protein — MIVWLNGTHGAGKTTTSVLVQQLIPDSRVFDAEKVGETLMDITPGLPGTDNFQHWPPWRPLVVETARHVLDYTGGTLVMPMTVLVEQYWREIGKGLAQYAIPVRHFVLHADQDTLRGRIAGDTVLGPNSPFRLRHLEPYAEAARTWLHAEAEVVDTTHLTPAQAALQIAKAVKS, encoded by the coding sequence ATGATCGTATGGCTTAACGGCACCCATGGCGCGGGCAAGACGACGACCAGCGTGCTCGTGCAGCAGTTGATCCCGGATTCACGGGTGTTCGACGCCGAGAAGGTCGGCGAGACGCTCATGGACATCACGCCGGGGCTGCCGGGGACGGACAACTTCCAGCACTGGCCACCGTGGCGGCCGCTCGTAGTCGAGACCGCCCGCCACGTACTCGACTACACCGGCGGCACGCTGGTGATGCCCATGACTGTCTTGGTCGAGCAATATTGGCGGGAGATCGGCAAGGGTCTCGCTCAATACGCCATTCCGGTGCGGCACTTCGTTCTCCACGCTGACCAGGACACCCTCCGCGGGCGTATCGCGGGCGACACTGTCCTTGGCCCCAACTCTCCGTTCCGTCTGAGGCACCTTGAGCCCTACGCCGAGGCGGCGCGTACGTGGCTGCACGCCGAGGCCGAGGTTGTCGACACCACGCACCTCACGCCCGCCCAGGCCGCCCTGCAGATCGCAAAGGCCGTCAAGAGTTGA
- a CDS encoding putative quinol monooxygenase, with the protein MSTHVDLVILISALPGRGREQVEAFERLAPLVRAEEGCLRYDLHAVAGDPDRFVLIERWASREAIAAHDVSPHMVAADAANSAFRAGPAEVIELAAATSDGR; encoded by the coding sequence ATGTCGACCCATGTGGATCTTGTCATTCTGATCAGTGCGCTCCCAGGTCGCGGCCGGGAGCAGGTGGAGGCGTTCGAGCGCCTCGCGCCCCTCGTCCGGGCCGAGGAGGGCTGCCTGCGCTACGACCTGCACGCGGTGGCCGGGGACCCGGACCGCTTCGTCCTCATCGAGCGCTGGGCCTCGCGGGAGGCGATCGCCGCGCACGATGTGAGCCCGCACATGGTGGCGGCCGATGCGGCGAACTCCGCCTTCCGGGCCGGTCCCGCCGAAGTCATCGAGCTCGCGGCCGCGACGTCCGACGGCCGTTGA
- a CDS encoding NADP-dependent oxidoreductase, which translates to MKAIQFHEAGGPEVLQYDEVPVPEIGPGEVLVRVHAAGINPPDWYLREGLKIMPAEMRPALEFPLIPGTDLSGVVQEVAADVLGFAVGDEVFGMLRFPGFDGRTYAEYVAAPASDLAHKPAGIDHVQAAGAPMAVLTAWQYLVELGHDVPSPFTGQVHQPVPITPGMTVLVNGAAGGVGHFAVQLAKWKGAHVIAVASGRHEQFLRKLGADEFIDYTRTQAADVVSGVDLVIDTVGGPDSSRFLTVLKRGGTMLPVFFAQYDPEETASLGITVSDIQVRSNGPQLAEIGRLFDEGKLQVGVDSTYPLPEAGSAHTRAAQGHLQGKIVLTVVS; encoded by the coding sequence ATGAAGGCGATCCAGTTCCACGAAGCGGGCGGGCCGGAAGTTTTGCAGTATGACGAGGTGCCGGTTCCCGAGATCGGCCCGGGCGAGGTGCTCGTCAGGGTGCACGCGGCGGGCATCAACCCGCCGGACTGGTACCTGCGTGAGGGGCTGAAGATCATGCCGGCCGAGATGAGGCCGGCGCTGGAGTTCCCCCTGATCCCCGGAACGGACCTGTCGGGCGTGGTCCAGGAGGTCGCTGCGGACGTGCTGGGGTTCGCCGTCGGTGACGAGGTCTTCGGCATGCTGCGGTTCCCCGGATTCGACGGCCGGACGTACGCCGAGTACGTGGCCGCGCCGGCTTCGGACCTGGCTCACAAGCCGGCCGGTATCGACCACGTGCAGGCGGCTGGAGCGCCGATGGCCGTGCTTACGGCCTGGCAGTACCTGGTTGAGCTCGGCCACGACGTGCCGTCTCCTTTCACCGGCCAGGTGCACCAGCCGGTGCCGATCACGCCAGGGATGACCGTGCTGGTCAACGGGGCCGCCGGTGGAGTGGGCCACTTCGCGGTGCAGCTGGCGAAATGGAAGGGGGCACACGTCATCGCGGTGGCCTCGGGCCGGCACGAGCAGTTCCTGCGCAAGCTCGGCGCCGATGAGTTCATCGACTACACCAGGACGCAGGCCGCGGACGTGGTCAGCGGTGTCGACCTGGTGATCGACACCGTCGGTGGCCCGGACAGCTCACGCTTCCTGACCGTGCTCAAGCGCGGCGGCACCATGCTTCCGGTGTTCTTCGCCCAGTACGACCCGGAAGAGACGGCGAGTCTGGGCATCACAGTCTCGGACATCCAGGTGCGTTCCAACGGCCCCCAGCTCGCCGAGATCGGGCGCCTGTTCGACGAGGGCAAGCTCCAGGTCGGGGTGGACAGCACCTACCCGCTGCCCGAGGCGGGCAGCGCACACACGCGAGCCGCGCAGGGCCACCTCCAAGGCAAGATCGTGCTGACGGTGGTCTCGTGA
- a CDS encoding DUF1330 domain-containing protein: protein MPAYGFAHLRSRRNHSDVIEYLERIQATLDPFAGRFVIHGPPAEVVEGTWPGSIVLIEFPSLAEARAWYDSPAYRAILRLRTDHVEGDLLLIEGVRPNYDPAERARKLQTEAGRASQSTT, encoded by the coding sequence GTGCCCGCTTACGGCTTCGCTCACCTCCGCAGCCGCCGGAATCACTCCGACGTCATCGAGTACCTGGAGCGCATCCAGGCAACCCTCGACCCCTTCGCAGGCCGCTTCGTCATCCACGGTCCGCCGGCCGAAGTCGTAGAAGGTACGTGGCCCGGCAGCATAGTGCTGATTGAGTTCCCCAGCCTCGCCGAAGCCCGTGCCTGGTACGACTCTCCGGCCTACCGGGCCATCCTGCGTCTGCGTACCGACCACGTTGAGGGCGACCTGCTGCTGATCGAGGGCGTCAGGCCCAACTACGACCCGGCCGAACGAGCTCGCAAGCTGCAAACAGAAGCTGGCCGAGCAAGCCAGTCGACCACATAG
- a CDS encoding TetR/AcrR family transcriptional regulator, whose translation MDDAHTVIWNRPERAAKGPAPSRTRAEITSAAIAIADAEGIEALSMRRVAKELGTGTASLYRYLASKDDLLDLMLDAVAAEDGGPPAPTGDWRSDLRALAHRSRATIHRHPWMASLAAGRPSLGPNSLDATEHALAALDPLGFDIDVMITVVNTLQAFVRGYAIGELAQQEAVRRSGVGTQEWMDAYAPYLDKVVKSGRHPLLARVIRDAELPHAADSAERGFELGLERLLDGWDANLPERP comes from the coding sequence ATGGACGACGCTCACACGGTGATCTGGAACCGGCCGGAGCGGGCTGCGAAAGGCCCCGCGCCGTCACGCACCCGGGCGGAGATCACCAGCGCCGCTATCGCGATCGCCGACGCCGAGGGCATCGAGGCACTGTCCATGCGGCGCGTCGCCAAGGAACTGGGAACGGGCACAGCCTCGCTCTACCGCTACCTGGCATCCAAAGACGACCTGCTCGACCTCATGCTCGACGCCGTAGCGGCCGAAGACGGCGGCCCGCCTGCCCCCACCGGCGACTGGCGCAGCGACCTGCGAGCCCTGGCCCATCGTTCCCGGGCCACCATCCACCGGCATCCCTGGATGGCCTCCCTCGCAGCAGGGCGCCCATCACTTGGGCCGAACTCCCTCGATGCCACCGAACACGCACTCGCCGCCCTCGATCCCCTCGGCTTCGACATCGACGTCATGATCACCGTCGTCAACACGCTGCAGGCCTTCGTCCGCGGCTACGCCATCGGCGAGCTCGCCCAACAGGAAGCCGTCCGACGCTCCGGAGTCGGCACCCAGGAATGGATGGACGCCTACGCGCCCTACCTCGACAAAGTCGTCAAGAGCGGGCGCCACCCACTCCTCGCCCGGGTCATTCGTGATGCCGAGCTGCCCCACGCGGCCGACAGCGCCGAGCGCGGGTTCGAACTGGGGCTCGAGCGACTCCTCGACGGATGGGACGCCAACCTCCCCGAACGGCCCTGA